In a genomic window of Jeotgalibacillus aurantiacus:
- the obgE gene encoding GTPase ObgE — protein MFVDQVKIYVKGGDGGDGMVAFRREKYVPMGGPAGGDGGRGANVVFIVEEGLRTLMDFRYQRHFKAPKGENGMSKNQHGRGADDMVVKVPPGTVVKDEATGEVIADLTEHGQTAIIAKGGRGGRGNSRFASPSNPAPELSEKGEPGQERNVVMELKLLADVGLVGFPSVGKSTLLSVVSAAKPKIAEYHFTTIAPNLGMVETEDNRTFVMADLPGLIEGAHSGVGLGHQFLRHIERTRVIVHVVDMSALEGRDPYEDYLTINNELKEYNLRLTERPQVVVANKMDMPDAEENLKAFREKVGEEVQIFPISAISRQGLKELLYTVADLIESTPEFPLQEAEKDETINRVLYKHEGKQDDFVITRDPDGSFVITGDSIERLFKMTDFSREESIRRFARQLRAMGVDDALRERGAENGDTVKIIEFEFDFVE, from the coding sequence ATGTTTGTAGATCAGGTCAAGATATATGTAAAAGGCGGAGACGGTGGCGATGGAATGGTCGCTTTCCGCCGTGAGAAATATGTGCCGATGGGAGGACCTGCAGGCGGTGATGGCGGAAGAGGAGCCAATGTTGTGTTCATCGTAGAAGAAGGCTTGAGAACACTGATGGACTTCAGATACCAGCGTCATTTCAAAGCGCCAAAAGGTGAAAACGGCATGTCTAAAAATCAGCACGGCCGCGGCGCTGATGATATGGTCGTAAAAGTACCACCTGGCACTGTTGTGAAAGATGAAGCGACAGGTGAGGTGATTGCCGATCTGACAGAGCACGGACAAACCGCCATTATTGCAAAGGGTGGCCGTGGTGGCCGTGGTAACTCACGATTTGCATCACCTTCCAACCCGGCACCTGAGCTTTCTGAAAAAGGGGAGCCAGGTCAGGAACGCAATGTTGTGATGGAGCTGAAGCTGCTCGCTGATGTTGGCCTTGTCGGATTCCCGAGTGTAGGGAAATCCACATTGCTCTCAGTCGTATCAGCTGCAAAGCCGAAAATTGCAGAATATCACTTTACAACGATCGCACCAAACCTCGGAATGGTTGAAACGGAAGATAACCGTACATTTGTTATGGCCGATCTGCCAGGACTGATCGAAGGGGCACACTCAGGTGTCGGACTTGGTCATCAATTCCTCCGTCACATTGAGAGAACCCGTGTCATTGTCCATGTAGTTGACATGTCAGCTCTTGAAGGGCGCGATCCGTATGAAGATTATCTGACGATTAATAACGAGCTGAAAGAATATAACCTCCGATTAACGGAACGTCCACAGGTCGTTGTGGCGAACAAAATGGATATGCCGGATGCAGAAGAAAACCTGAAAGCTTTCCGTGAAAAGGTTGGCGAAGAAGTTCAGATCTTCCCGATTTCAGCCATTTCACGTCAAGGCTTGAAAGAGCTTCTTTACACGGTTGCTGATCTGATTGAAAGCACGCCGGAATTCCCTCTTCAGGAAGCGGAAAAGGATGAAACGATCAACCGCGTTCTTTATAAGCACGAAGGGAAACAGGATGATTTTGTCATCACACGTGATCCGGACGGAAGCTTCGTGATTACAGGTGATTCGATTGAACGTCTGTTTAAGATGACTGATTTCAGCCGTGAAGAGTCCATCCGCCGTTTTGCGCGTCAGCTGCGTGCAATGGGTGTGGATGATGCCCTGCGCGAACGCGGTGCTGAGAACGGCGATACGGTAAAAATTATTGAATTCGAATTTGATTTTGTAGAATAA
- a CDS encoding ACT domain-containing protein — MPKKTIDEKFYLVREDVLPEAMQKTLEAKQLLERGKAGSVWEAVREVDLSRSAFYKYRDTVFPFHTIVKERIITLFFHLEDRSGTLSQLLGLVASCQCNILTIHQTIPLQGRANVTLSLNVTDMNVSLDEMLTRLKKLEFVEKVEVLGSGA; from the coding sequence GTGCCAAAGAAAACGATTGATGAAAAATTTTATCTGGTCCGGGAGGATGTCCTTCCGGAAGCGATGCAAAAAACGCTAGAAGCCAAACAGCTTCTTGAGAGAGGAAAGGCAGGCTCAGTATGGGAGGCAGTCCGCGAGGTAGACTTAAGCAGAAGTGCATTCTATAAATACCGGGATACTGTATTTCCTTTTCATACCATCGTTAAGGAAAGAATCATTACTCTTTTCTTTCATTTAGAGGATCGTTCAGGCACCTTATCCCAGCTCCTTGGTCTGGTTGCGTCATGTCAGTGCAACATTCTGACGATTCACCAGACGATTCCACTGCAGGGAAGGGCAAATGTCACCCTGTCATTAAATGTAACAGATATGAATGTCAGCCTGGACGAAATGCTGACACGACTGAAGAAACTTGAGTTTGTTGAAAAAGTGGAGGTTCTCGGTTCGGGTGCCTGA
- the pheA gene encoding prephenate dehydratase, with product MKIAYLGPEASFTHHAVKSAFVNEDLIPFATIPDCLEALSEGKVDRAAVPLENALEGSVPITVDYLFHDADLHITAELVSPIEQHLMVHPDNLSRWQDVEKILSHSHALAQCHKYLYYRFRGRELEPVTSTAAAAKYVGEHSEENIAAIGNSLAAHTYGLKIVEENIHDFHFNHTRFVVLSRDPVTENLTLDGSDAKATLMITLPSDDRPGALHQVLSAFAWRQLSLSKIESRPLKTGLGNYFFILDVEQSADSILVQGAIEELEALGCKVKILGSYKKYPIQS from the coding sequence GTGAAAATAGCTTACTTAGGTCCTGAAGCATCTTTTACCCATCATGCTGTAAAGAGTGCTTTCGTAAATGAAGATTTAATTCCTTTTGCCACAATTCCGGACTGCCTGGAGGCGTTATCTGAAGGAAAGGTTGATCGAGCAGCAGTGCCGCTTGAAAATGCCCTCGAAGGCTCAGTACCGATTACGGTGGATTATTTATTCCATGATGCCGATCTTCATATTACAGCAGAGCTTGTCTCTCCAATTGAACAGCATTTAATGGTTCATCCCGACAACCTGTCGAGATGGCAGGATGTTGAAAAAATTCTGTCTCACTCACATGCGCTTGCCCAATGTCATAAATATCTCTACTACCGTTTTCGCGGCAGAGAGCTTGAGCCTGTTACATCAACGGCAGCAGCGGCTAAATATGTCGGTGAACATTCTGAGGAAAATATTGCAGCAATCGGGAACAGTCTTGCTGCCCATACATACGGATTAAAAATCGTGGAAGAAAACATTCATGACTTTCACTTTAACCATACACGGTTTGTTGTCCTCTCGAGAGATCCTGTGACAGAGAATTTGACGCTTGATGGGAGTGATGCCAAGGCAACGCTTATGATTACACTGCCATCCGACGACCGTCCCGGAGCCCTGCACCAGGTATTATCAGCATTTGCATGGCGCCAGCTGAGTCTGAGTAAAATCGAGTCAAGACCGCTGAAAACCGGACTAGGCAACTACTTTTTTATCTTAGACGTGGAACAGTCTGCTGACAGCATCCTTGTACAGGGAGCCATCGAAGAACTTGAAGCACTCGGCTGCAAAGTGAAAATTCTCGGCAGCTATAAAAAATATCCAATACAATCGTGA
- a CDS encoding transcription repressor NadR has protein sequence MPSDRKTTGEQRRQQILLTLRDSISPITGSTLAERMNVSRQVIVSDINLLKAKEEPILATSQGYLYMPSTPSVRVTKKIVCKHTPAQAETELLIIVNNGATVKNVSIEHPLYGDLTASLMLHSPNEVKRFMEQVKETEAGLLSELTEGIHLHEIEADHASIIEKVEKELLEAGILIDE, from the coding sequence ATGCCAAGTGACCGCAAGACAACAGGTGAACAGAGACGCCAGCAAATTTTATTGACACTGCGTGATTCGATCAGTCCCATCACGGGCAGTACGCTTGCTGAGAGAATGAATGTCAGCCGGCAGGTGATTGTCAGTGACATCAACCTGTTAAAAGCAAAAGAAGAACCTATTCTGGCGACGAGTCAGGGTTATTTATATATGCCGTCCACCCCATCTGTGCGGGTGACAAAAAAAATTGTATGCAAGCATACGCCGGCTCAGGCGGAAACTGAGCTTTTAATTATTGTGAATAATGGTGCGACTGTTAAGAATGTATCCATTGAACATCCGTTATACGGAGATTTGACTGCTTCTCTTATGCTCCACTCACCAAATGAGGTGAAGCGGTTTATGGAGCAGGTTAAGGAAACCGAAGCCGGACTTTTATCTGAGCTGACAGAGGGTATACACCTTCACGAAATCGAAGCAGATCATGCTTCAATTATAGAAAAGGTGGAAAAGGAACTGCTTGAAGCAGGGATTCTGATTGATGAATAA
- the safA gene encoding SafA/ExsA family spore coat assembly protein: protein MKIHIVQKGDTLWNISKQYNVPFDQLKAANTQLANPDMIMPGMKIKVPSAAAKKELKMEMTHPYAEVKPAYPEMKEQMQYPVYTQPEIDLHQTYNIHMQQLAGQMPSFMMPAPPPFPAPVQAPEMVSDKVKEEMEEEPMVMGVQEMPGGYPGNCWPISPVMPGSGLDCPMPYGVPFSPMMGPPQMEMPQMQEVAGVQQQPPFNAQMPMQEAAQMQMMPYQNAPMMMPPQGQMMPPHHYCQCGCNKPHQGMPYPMPFRGY from the coding sequence ATGAAAATTCATATTGTCCAGAAGGGTGACACCTTATGGAATATCTCAAAACAATACAATGTTCCATTTGACCAGCTTAAAGCAGCCAACACTCAGCTTGCAAACCCGGATATGATTATGCCTGGAATGAAAATTAAAGTCCCGTCAGCCGCAGCAAAAAAAGAACTGAAAATGGAAATGACCCATCCTTATGCAGAGGTGAAACCGGCTTACCCTGAGATGAAAGAACAGATGCAATATCCGGTTTATACACAGCCGGAAATCGATCTTCATCAGACGTACAACATTCATATGCAGCAGCTGGCAGGTCAAATGCCGTCCTTCATGATGCCAGCGCCTCCTCCATTTCCAGCTCCGGTTCAGGCTCCGGAAATGGTGAGTGATAAAGTAAAAGAGGAAATGGAAGAAGAACCGATGGTGATGGGTGTGCAGGAAATGCCTGGTGGTTACCCTGGCAACTGTTGGCCAATCTCACCGGTCATGCCAGGCTCAGGACTCGATTGTCCAATGCCATACGGCGTCCCATTTTCTCCAATGATGGGGCCGCCTCAGATGGAGATGCCTCAAATGCAGGAAGTTGCAGGAGTCCAGCAGCAACCTCCTTTCAACGCTCAAATGCCAATGCAGGAAGCCGCTCAAATGCAAATGATGCCATACCAAAATGCGCCGATGATGATGCCTCCTCAAGGCCAAATGATGCCGCCACATCACTACTGTCAATGCGGCTGCAACAAACCCCATCAAGGCATGCCGTACCCAATGCCATTTCGGGGATACTAA
- a CDS encoding BofC N-terminal domain-containing protein, whose protein sequence is MKYFILSAALLTMFSIPQHASAHTITIDFETIFLDGEKGTETRQESFEAMEDFWSLYEGWQLVDMSEEKVVLRKSREELSPLSAMNGYTPIITKE, encoded by the coding sequence TTGAAGTATTTCATCCTATCAGCAGCCCTACTCACTATGTTCAGCATTCCTCAACACGCATCCGCTCACACCATCACCATTGATTTCGAAACGATTTTCCTTGACGGCGAAAAAGGAACTGAAACACGTCAGGAAAGCTTTGAAGCCATGGAGGATTTCTGGTCCCTTTACGAAGGGTGGCAGCTGGTGGATATGTCAGAGGAAAAAGTTGTTCTCAGAAAAAGCAGGGAAGAGCTTTCCCCGCTCAGCGCAATGAACGGATATACACCCATCATCACAAAAGAATAA
- the ruvA gene encoding Holliday junction branch migration protein RuvA → MYEYIKGEIAYIATEYVVSDHHGLGYKIYMPNPFIMASKKGQTVQIFTYQHVREDQLTLFGFPTMEEKLLFTKLLSVSGIGPKGALAVLASGAPEQVIEAIENENETLLVKFPGVGKKTARQMILDLKGKLQDVVPDYFPNLFTEPAEEKNEAETALEEAMLALEALGYSERETKKIKPVLLKEVMTTDQYIKKGLQLMLKLK, encoded by the coding sequence ATGTATGAATATATAAAAGGCGAAATCGCTTATATTGCAACTGAATATGTTGTGTCAGATCATCATGGACTTGGTTATAAAATCTATATGCCAAATCCATTTATTATGGCGTCAAAAAAAGGACAGACTGTACAAATTTTTACATACCAGCATGTTCGCGAGGACCAGCTGACGTTATTCGGCTTCCCGACAATGGAAGAGAAGCTGCTTTTTACAAAACTCTTAAGTGTTTCGGGCATTGGACCGAAGGGGGCACTTGCCGTTTTGGCTTCGGGTGCACCTGAACAGGTGATTGAAGCGATTGAAAACGAAAATGAAACACTGCTTGTTAAATTCCCTGGCGTCGGCAAGAAAACGGCACGTCAGATGATTTTAGATCTGAAAGGGAAACTTCAGGATGTCGTTCCTGATTACTTTCCTAACCTGTTTACAGAACCGGCTGAGGAGAAGAATGAAGCTGAGACTGCACTGGAAGAAGCGATGCTCGCGCTCGAGGCACTCGGGTATTCTGAGAGGGAAACAAAGAAAATAAAACCTGTCTTGCTAAAAGAAGTCATGACAACCGATCAGTATATTAAAAAAGGGCTGCAGCTCATGTTAAAACTGAAGTAA
- the ruvB gene encoding Holliday junction branch migration DNA helicase RuvB — MEERIMTGEANLEDQSLEQSIRPQLLSTYIGQDQVKKNLEIYIEAAKNRQETLDHVLLYGPPGLGKTTLAAVIANEMNVNLRTTAGPAIERPGDLAAILSALEPGDVLFIDEIHRLPRAIEEVLYPAMEDFCLDIVIGTGPSARSVRLDLPPFTLVGATTRAGAISAPLRDRFGVLSRLEYYNEEQLIDIVCRTADIFNTEIDEQGAAEIARRSRGTPRIANRLLRRVRDYAQVRGNGDITLPIAQSSLELLQVDRMGLDHIDHKLLTGIIERFRGGPVGLDTIAASIGEESTTIEDVYEPYLLQIGFLQRTPRGRIVTPLVYQHFNMEVPE; from the coding sequence ATGGAAGAGCGCATCATGACCGGTGAAGCAAACCTGGAAGACCAGTCGCTTGAGCAATCAATCAGGCCACAGCTGCTGAGCACGTATATCGGTCAGGACCAGGTGAAAAAGAACCTTGAAATCTATATCGAAGCAGCTAAAAACAGGCAGGAGACTCTTGACCATGTCCTTCTTTACGGACCACCGGGGCTTGGGAAAACAACGCTTGCTGCGGTTATTGCAAATGAAATGAATGTAAATCTCAGGACGACTGCAGGACCGGCGATTGAACGTCCGGGTGATCTTGCCGCCATTTTATCAGCGCTTGAACCGGGGGACGTTTTGTTTATTGATGAGATTCACCGTCTGCCGCGTGCGATTGAAGAGGTATTGTATCCGGCTATGGAGGATTTCTGTCTGGATATCGTGATTGGTACCGGTCCGAGTGCACGTTCAGTCAGGCTGGATTTACCACCTTTTACGCTCGTTGGCGCTACGACAAGAGCAGGCGCCATATCTGCGCCGCTCAGAGATCGCTTTGGTGTCCTCAGCCGCCTGGAATATTATAATGAAGAGCAGTTGATTGACATCGTATGCCGTACGGCTGATATTTTTAATACGGAGATTGATGAACAGGGCGCTGCTGAAATTGCCCGTCGCTCAAGAGGAACACCGCGTATCGCGAACCGTCTGTTGCGACGTGTACGGGATTATGCGCAGGTACGGGGGAACGGGGACATTACACTTCCGATTGCTCAATCATCCCTCGAACTTCTGCAGGTGGACCGGATGGGGCTTGATCATATTGACCATAAGCTGTTGACGGGCATTATTGAGCGGTTCCGGGGTGGCCCGGTAGGACTTGATACGATTGCTGCGAGCATTGGTGAGGAATCCACAACGATTGAAGATGTGTATGAACCTTACCTGCTGCAAATCGGTTTTCTCCAGCGCACACCGAGAGGGCGTATTGTAACGCCACTTGTTTATCAGCATTTTAATATGGAGGTACCAGAGTGA
- a CDS encoding DUF2905 domain-containing protein, which produces MMMIAGAALLIAGFLLQFIKAGRLPGDIVIKRENFTVYFPIVTSILLSLILTGIFFLIGRFR; this is translated from the coding sequence ATGATGATGATTGCCGGTGCGGCTTTACTCATTGCAGGATTTTTACTGCAATTTATAAAAGCGGGCCGTCTGCCTGGAGATATTGTGATTAAACGGGAAAATTTCACGGTTTATTTTCCGATCGTGACATCGATTCTGCTCAGTCTTATTTTGACGGGGATCTTTTTTCTGATCGGAAGGTTTCGATAA
- the queA gene encoding tRNA preQ1(34) S-adenosylmethionine ribosyltransferase-isomerase QueA codes for MNINDFDFELPEELIAQVPLEDRTSSRLMVLDKKTGKVEHHSFREILQYLNEGDCLVLNDTKVLPARLIGEKEETGAAIEVLLLKQLEGDKWETLVKPAKRIKPGTKISFGNGLLTAECLETGEQGGRILEFSYDGIFYELLDELGDMPLPPYIKEKLDDRDRYQTVFAKERGSAAAPTAGLHFTEELLEEIQQKGVKLAFITLHVGLGTFRPVSVDSIEEHDMHSEYYLLSEDNAAILNRTRENGGRIITVGTTSTRTLETIADENGKFNAQSGWTDIFIYPGYQFKASDVLLTNFHLPKSTLIMLVSAMAGREHTLNAYKEAVKEKYRFFSFGDAMLIK; via the coding sequence ATGAATATCAATGATTTTGATTTTGAACTGCCTGAGGAACTGATTGCGCAGGTGCCACTTGAGGACCGGACTTCAAGCAGACTGATGGTTCTCGATAAGAAAACAGGTAAGGTGGAGCACCACTCATTTCGTGAAATTCTGCAGTATTTAAACGAGGGTGACTGCCTTGTCCTGAATGATACGAAAGTTCTTCCTGCCCGCCTGATCGGGGAAAAGGAAGAAACGGGAGCGGCGATTGAAGTGCTGCTTTTAAAACAACTTGAGGGAGACAAGTGGGAAACGCTTGTGAAACCTGCTAAAAGGATCAAGCCGGGAACGAAAATCTCATTTGGCAACGGCTTGCTGACAGCTGAGTGTCTGGAAACAGGTGAGCAGGGAGGAAGAATACTGGAATTCTCCTATGACGGTATTTTTTATGAACTGCTGGACGAGCTCGGTGATATGCCGCTACCGCCATATATCAAAGAGAAGCTGGATGACAGAGACCGCTATCAAACCGTTTTTGCAAAAGAGAGAGGATCAGCGGCTGCTCCAACGGCCGGTCTTCATTTCACGGAAGAGCTGCTGGAGGAAATTCAGCAAAAAGGCGTTAAGCTTGCCTTTATCACGCTTCATGTCGGACTTGGCACGTTCCGCCCTGTGTCAGTGGACAGTATTGAGGAGCATGATATGCATAGTGAATATTATCTGCTGTCAGAGGACAATGCGGCCATTCTGAACCGGACGCGTGAAAATGGCGGGCGGATCATTACCGTTGGCACGACCTCAACACGCACGCTTGAAACGATTGCAGATGAAAATGGAAAGTTTAACGCTCAATCGGGCTGGACAGATATTTTCATTTATCCGGGCTATCAGTTTAAAGCATCTGATGTCTTACTGACCAACTTTCATTTACCTAAATCCACATTAATCATGCTCGTGAGCGCAATGGCTGGCAGAGAGCATACACTGAACGCTTATAAAGAGGCAGTAAAAGAAAAGTATCGCTTTTTCAGTTTTGGCGATGCGATGCTGATTAAGTAG
- the tgt gene encoding tRNA guanosine(34) transglycosylase Tgt has translation MSAIRYEHIKTCKQTGARLGIVHTPHGSFETPTFMPVGTMATVKTMSPEDLKELNAGIILSNTYHLWLRPGHDIIREAGGLHKFMNWDRPILTDSGGFQVFSLSKFRDIKEEGVHFRNHINGDKLFLSPEKAMEIQNALGSDIMMAFDECPPYPAEEKYMKDSVERTTRWAERCLEAHARPHDQGLFGIIQGGEYEHLRRQSARDLVAMDFPGYAVGGLSVGEPKDVMNRVLEFTTPWMPEDKPRYLMGVGSPDSLIDGAIRGIDMFDCVLPTRIARNGTLMTSEGRLVVKNAKYARDFGPLDPNCDCHVCKNYSRAYIRHLIKCEETFGIRLTTYHNLHFLINLMGQVRQAIREDRLGDFREEFFEQYGFNQPNAKNF, from the coding sequence TTGAGTGCAATACGATATGAACATATAAAAACATGTAAACAGACAGGTGCAAGGCTCGGAATCGTGCATACACCGCACGGATCATTTGAAACGCCTACCTTTATGCCGGTCGGAACGATGGCCACTGTTAAAACGATGTCGCCGGAAGACCTGAAAGAATTAAATGCAGGTATTATTTTAAGCAATACGTATCACCTGTGGCTGCGTCCGGGTCACGATATTATAAGAGAAGCAGGCGGCCTTCATAAATTTATGAATTGGGATCGTCCGATTTTAACAGATTCAGGCGGTTTTCAGGTATTTTCATTAAGTAAATTCCGTGATATTAAGGAAGAAGGCGTGCATTTCAGAAACCATATTAACGGGGACAAACTGTTTTTAAGCCCTGAAAAAGCGATGGAAATTCAAAATGCACTCGGCTCTGATATCATGATGGCTTTTGATGAATGTCCTCCTTATCCGGCTGAAGAAAAGTATATGAAGGATTCAGTGGAGCGTACAACCAGATGGGCTGAGCGCTGTCTTGAAGCGCATGCAAGACCTCATGATCAGGGGCTGTTCGGCATTATTCAAGGTGGGGAATATGAGCACCTGCGCCGTCAGAGTGCCCGCGACCTCGTTGCAATGGACTTTCCGGGTTATGCAGTAGGAGGATTATCGGTTGGTGAACCGAAGGATGTAATGAACCGCGTGCTTGAATTCACGACACCGTGGATGCCTGAGGATAAGCCGCGTTACCTGATGGGCGTCGGATCCCCGGATTCACTGATTGACGGTGCAATCCGCGGAATTGATATGTTTGACTGCGTGCTGCCGACACGGATCGCCCGTAACGGTACGCTGATGACAAGTGAAGGACGACTTGTTGTGAAAAATGCGAAGTATGCCCGCGACTTCGGACCACTGGATCCTAACTGTGACTGCCATGTTTGTAAAAATTATTCACGTGCTTATATCCGTCACTTAATTAAGTGTGAAGAAACGTTCGGAATCAGACTAACTACTTATCATAATCTGCATTTTCTGATAAACTTAATGGGGCAAGTCCGCCAGGCGATTAGAGAAGACAGACTTGGCGATTTCCGCGAAGAGTTTTTTGAACAGTACGGTTTCAATCAGCCGAATGCAAAAAACTTCTAA
- the yajC gene encoding preprotein translocase subunit YajC, protein MDMLLTLAPLILMFGLMYLFLIRPQQKRQKKVMEMQNSLSKGDKIVTIGGLHGIIDALDEGQVVIKCGDGSRLTYDRNAIREVVEKNSAM, encoded by the coding sequence ATGGATATGTTATTGACGTTGGCACCGCTTATTCTGATGTTCGGTTTGATGTACCTTTTCTTAATCCGTCCACAGCAGAAGCGCCAGAAGAAAGTAATGGAAATGCAGAACAGCTTAAGCAAAGGTGATAAGATTGTCACGATTGGCGGTCTTCACGGAATCATTGATGCGCTTGACGAAGGTCAGGTTGTCATTAAGTGTGGAGACGGAAGCCGTTTAACTTATGATCGCAATGCGATTCGTGAGGTTGTAGAGAAAAATTCTGCTATGTAA
- a CDS encoding TIGR04086 family membrane protein, giving the protein MSSWINVFKGTSGAIITILILALLSSCLFATLLHFTSMTETTASKWLNGSVFVFAVIGSMAGGAFSKSHGWVIGAITGLLLIALSIWTVWPIQFEWSHLFHYTGLLLLSCTGGVAGVNLFNKS; this is encoded by the coding sequence ATGTCTTCCTGGATCAATGTCTTCAAAGGTACAAGCGGTGCCATCATCACCATCCTAATCCTTGCACTCCTGTCATCCTGTCTCTTTGCCACCCTACTCCACTTCACATCTATGACCGAAACAACCGCATCAAAATGGCTCAACGGATCCGTCTTTGTTTTTGCCGTCATCGGCAGCATGGCAGGCGGCGCCTTCTCAAAAAGTCACGGCTGGGTAATTGGTGCCATCACCGGACTATTACTCATCGCCTTATCCATATGGACAGTCTGGCCGATCCAGTTCGAATGGTCCCACCTCTTTCACTACACCGGCCTCCTCCTCCTCTCCTGCACCGGAGGAGTCGCCGGCGTCAACCTGTTCAACAAATCCTGA
- a CDS encoding DUF421 domain-containing protein — MIEFYSLVALRAVLLYILIFIIFRLMGKREVGELSLLDLVVFMMIAEVAVFAIEDPYMSMFQAAFPMILLMILQIILSWVSLKSKRIRELFDGRPSILIKDGELVKSEMRKNRYNIDDLMQQLREKEVFNLHEVSYAILEPSGSLTVLRKGREEGSLSLPLVMDGRVQQRHLDLIGKDETWLKNELGKMGYTSCKDIFFCSFEDGRWYISSS; from the coding sequence ATGATTGAGTTTTACAGTCTTGTTGCACTAAGGGCCGTATTATTATATATATTGATTTTTATTATTTTCAGACTCATGGGCAAAAGAGAGGTCGGGGAACTGAGCCTGCTGGATCTCGTTGTTTTTATGATGATTGCTGAGGTAGCTGTATTTGCGATTGAAGATCCTTATATGAGTATGTTTCAGGCAGCCTTCCCCATGATTCTGTTAATGATCCTGCAGATTATTCTTTCCTGGGTTTCTTTGAAGTCAAAGCGAATACGTGAGCTTTTTGATGGGAGACCTTCTATTTTAATCAAAGATGGTGAACTTGTTAAAAGCGAAATGAGAAAAAACAGATACAACATTGATGATTTGATGCAGCAGCTGCGTGAAAAAGAAGTATTTAACCTTCATGAAGTGTCCTATGCTATTTTAGAGCCATCGGGCAGTTTGACGGTTTTGAGAAAGGGACGTGAAGAAGGCAGCCTTTCTCTTCCGTTAGTAATGGATGGAAGGGTTCAGCAAAGACATCTGGATCTGATCGGAAAGGATGAAACTTGGTTGAAAAATGAACTAGGTAAAATGGGTTACACATCCTGTAAAGATATTTTCTTTTGCTCTTTTGAGGATGGAAGATGGTACATCAGCTCTTCCTGA